Proteins found in one Magnolia sinica isolate HGM2019 chromosome 5, MsV1, whole genome shotgun sequence genomic segment:
- the LOC131245464 gene encoding putative germin-like protein 2-1: MATGFLLLTFLAFSFSIAAASDPSPLQDFCVALNNSEVLVNGFVCKDPKEVKADDFFFMGLDKPGNTDNKVGSVVTPVNVAQIPGLNTLGVSLARIDFAPYGLNPPHTHPRATEILTVLEGTLYVGFVTSNTENRFITKTLHKGDVFVFPEGLIHFQFNIGDTNAIAIAGFGSQNPGTITIAKAVFGSNPPISDDVLAKAFQVDKKIVDYLQAQFAMKN; encoded by the exons ATGGCCACTGGCTTTCTTCTCCTAACATTCCTTGCATTCAGTTTCTCAATTGCCGCTGCATCCGACCCCAGCCCTTTACAGGATTTCTGTGTTGCTTTGAACAACAGCGAAG TGTTGGTGAATGGATTTGTGTGCAAGGACCCAAAGGAAGTTAAAGCTGATGACTTCTTCTTCATGGGACTGGACAAACCAGGCAACACGGATAACAAGGTTGGGTCCGTTGTGACCCCAGTGAATGTAGCACAGATACCTGGACTCAACACCCTCGGCGTCTCCCTGGCTCGGATAGATTTTGCACCCTATGGTCTCAATCCACCCCACACACACCCGCGGGCCACAGAGATCCTAACAGTATTGGAGGGCACCCTCTACGTCGGATTCGTCACTTCCAACACTGAAAATCGCTTCATAACAAAGACCCTTCATAAAGGCGATGTGTTTGTCTTCCCAGAAGGCCTCATTCACTTCCAGTTTAACATTGGCGacaccaatgccatagccatTGCAGGATTTGGCAGCCAGAACCCAGGAACCATCACCATTGCAAAAGCTGTGTTTGGATCAAATCCGCCCATCTCAGATGATGTTCTTGCCAAGGCATTCCAAGTTGACAAGAAAATAGTTGATTATCTCCAAGCGCAGTTTGCAATGAAAAACTAG